CCTGTTTAGAATGTGTTGAGCGTATAGCAAAATAACCATGCGTAAATGGCTGTTCATCTTTCCAGGAAAAGAAAATTTCATTATCAATTGTAAACTGCACTAACCCATTTAAACAAAGAATTTCAATATTGTATTCTTTGTTAGGTTGTAATAAATGT
This region of Thermococcus sp. M36 genomic DNA includes:
- a CDS encoding DUF6250 domain-containing protein; this encodes HLLQPNKEYNIEILCLNGLVQFTIDNEIFFSWKDEQPFTHGYFAIRSTHSKQEISDVKIYQLK